A single Clostridium sp. AN503 DNA region contains:
- the cls gene encoding cardiolipin synthase encodes MAQAAAVWTWMMEHLLYINLFLSVVIVFFQRRDPKAVWTWLLILYFVPVFGFFFYLMFAQDFRKSKMFRVKEVEDRLRFSLKSQEEFIRNASQDLDDPLAADYADLVFYNLEQAGAVLTLNNSLEIFTDGQKKFEDLRREMRCAKYFIHIQYYIIKNDELFDTIVPILKERVRAGVEVRILYDGMGGRFMPEKRWQELRESGILVASFFPPILGRLNLRVNYRNHRKIVVIDGHVGYVGGFNIGREYLGRDPKFGYWRDTHLKLTGDAVISLQIRFALDWNYAAKENLFRDSRYFADNRVPREQFYDPLGIQIITSGPDSQQRQIRDNYLQLIHRARHHIYIQTPYFVPDDAVLSALKIAAESGIDVRLMIPCKPDHPFVYWATYSYVGEMVAAGARCYTYENGFLHAKGLMVDSRVSCYGTANMDIRSFELNFEVNATIFDEESTERLEEIFLEDLTRCREVTKEVYEARGLWVRIREQGSRLLSPLL; translated from the coding sequence ATGGCACAGGCGGCAGCGGTGTGGACCTGGATGATGGAGCACCTTTTATATATCAACCTTTTTTTATCGGTAGTGATCGTGTTTTTTCAGAGGCGGGACCCCAAGGCAGTGTGGACCTGGCTTCTCATCCTCTATTTTGTGCCGGTTTTCGGCTTTTTCTTTTATCTGATGTTTGCCCAGGACTTCCGCAAGAGCAAGATGTTCCGCGTCAAGGAGGTGGAGGACCGGCTGCGGTTTTCTTTGAAAAGCCAGGAGGAATTTATCCGCAATGCCAGCCAGGATTTAGATGACCCGCTGGCGGCGGATTATGCGGACCTGGTATTCTATAACCTGGAACAGGCAGGTGCGGTGCTGACCCTCAACAACAGCCTGGAGATTTTTACAGACGGCCAGAAAAAGTTTGAGGACCTGCGCCGTGAGATGCGGTGTGCGAAGTATTTTATCCATATCCAGTATTATATTATCAAAAATGATGAGCTGTTCGACACCATTGTCCCGATCTTAAAGGAGCGGGTGCGCGCCGGGGTGGAGGTCCGCATTCTTTATGACGGTATGGGCGGAAGGTTCATGCCGGAGAAACGGTGGCAGGAGCTTCGCGAGTCGGGCATTCTGGTAGCCAGCTTCTTTCCTCCTATACTGGGGCGGCTGAACCTGCGTGTGAATTACCGCAATCACAGGAAGATCGTGGTGATCGACGGGCATGTGGGATATGTGGGCGGCTTTAACATCGGCAGGGAATATTTGGGCAGGGACCCGAAGTTCGGTTATTGGCGGGACACTCATTTAAAACTGACCGGGGATGCGGTGATCAGCCTTCAGATCCGCTTTGCGCTGGATTGGAATTACGCTGCAAAGGAAAATCTGTTCAGGGACAGCCGGTATTTTGCGGACAACCGCGTGCCCAGGGAGCAGTTTTATGATCCGCTGGGGATCCAGATCATCACCAGCGGCCCGGATTCCCAGCAGCGGCAGATCCGGGACAATTATCTACAGCTGATCCATCGGGCGCGCCATCATATCTATATCCAGACTCCGTATTTTGTACCGGACGATGCGGTCTTGAGCGCTCTTAAGATCGCTGCGGAATCCGGGATCGACGTGCGGCTTATGATCCCGTGCAAGCCGGATCACCCCTTTGTGTATTGGGCTACCTATTCCTACGTGGGAGAGATGGTGGCGGCAGGTGCGCGCTGCTATACCTATGAGAACGGGTTTCTGCACGCGAAGGGGCTTATGGTGGACAGCCGGGTGAGCTGTTATGGAACGGCCAATATGGATATCCGCAGCTTCGAGCTGAATTTTGAGGTGAATGCCACGATCTTTGATGAGGAGAGCACGGAACGGCTGGAGGAGATCTTCCTGGAGGATCTGACCCGGTGCAGGGAAGTGACAAAAGAGGTCTATGAGGCGCGGGGCCTGTGGGTGCGCATCCGGGAACAGGGCAGCAGGCTTTTGTCCCCGCTTCTGTAG
- a CDS encoding DUF4250 domain-containing protein — MTTIPKDPVMLMSYLNTQLRDHYPTLELLCEDLLLDREELETKLLAIDYRYDSKINQFR; from the coding sequence ATGACCACAATACCCAAAGACCCGGTGATGCTGATGAGTTATTTAAATACGCAGCTTAGGGATCATTATCCGACCCTGGAGCTGCTGTGTGAGGATCTTTTGCTGGACCGGGAGGAATTGGAGACGAAGCTGCTTGCCATAGACTACCGCTATGACAGCAAGATCAATCAGTTCCGGTAG